A DNA window from Chitinibacter fontanus contains the following coding sequences:
- a CDS encoding ABC transporter ATP-binding protein — MFAFFEKLIHPYPDQLPQHPKHFLRFVWGCTRGMRWYIALLALFTALTGAFEALLYSMLGNVVEWLSKTPPALLWQHEKHNLLLLLGILLASPVLIALQTLIKHQTLAGNFPMRLRWQFHRQMLGQSMSFYQDEFAGRISAKVMQTALAVRDTVLTTCDILVFVTIYFVTMASVAGGFDLRLVVPFLAWLVLYILAMVYFVPRLSRVSRAQADARSLMTGRITDAYTNISTVKLFSHTQREAGFVKAAMQEFMHTVHGQMRLVSLFEIVNHVLSMLLIAATAGAVLYLWSISEVGLGAVAAATAMSLRLSGMSHWIMWEMAGLFENIGTVQDGINTLAKPSTVLDTPDAKPLQVQQGLIEFDQVCFNYGHANTGKAVIDQLQLTIEPGEKIGLVGRSGAGKSTIVNLLLRFYDLESGQIRIDGQDIAQVSQDSLRQQIGMVTQDTSLLHRSVRDNILYGKPDATEAEMIRAAQRAEVHDFISQLNDPNGRVGYDAHVGERGVKLSGGQRQRIAIARVILKDAPILLLDEATSALDSEVEAAIQASLYTLMEGKTVVAIAHRLSTIMAMDRLIVLDQGHIVEQGTHAELLAQGGIYARLWAHQSGGFLGEED; from the coding sequence ATGTTCGCTTTTTTTGAAAAACTGATTCATCCCTATCCCGATCAATTGCCACAACATCCCAAGCACTTTCTGCGCTTTGTATGGGGCTGCACACGTGGCATGCGTTGGTATATTGCTTTATTGGCCTTGTTTACTGCACTAACTGGTGCGTTTGAAGCGTTGCTCTACAGCATGCTGGGTAATGTCGTGGAATGGCTCAGCAAAACACCTCCTGCATTATTGTGGCAACACGAAAAGCACAATCTACTATTGCTGCTTGGCATTCTATTAGCCAGTCCGGTCCTGATTGCACTGCAAACCCTGATCAAGCATCAAACACTGGCGGGCAATTTCCCCATGCGGCTCCGCTGGCAGTTTCATCGCCAAATGCTGGGCCAGAGCATGAGTTTCTACCAAGATGAATTTGCCGGCAGAATCTCGGCCAAAGTGATGCAAACGGCCCTTGCCGTGCGTGATACGGTACTTACTACTTGCGATATTCTGGTGTTTGTCACCATCTATTTCGTCACGATGGCCTCGGTGGCGGGTGGTTTTGATTTGCGCTTAGTCGTGCCGTTTTTAGCTTGGCTGGTGCTATATATTTTAGCCATGGTGTATTTTGTGCCCCGCCTAAGCCGCGTTTCCCGCGCCCAAGCCGATGCGCGCTCGCTGATGACAGGTCGCATTACCGACGCCTACACCAATATCAGTACCGTGAAATTATTTTCACATACTCAGCGTGAAGCGGGTTTTGTCAAAGCCGCTATGCAAGAATTCATGCATACCGTTCATGGCCAAATGCGGCTGGTTAGCCTGTTTGAAATTGTGAACCATGTGCTTAGCATGCTGCTAATTGCCGCTACGGCAGGCGCCGTGCTGTATCTGTGGAGTATCTCGGAAGTCGGTCTAGGTGCAGTGGCAGCGGCTACTGCCATGTCACTGCGACTCAGTGGCATGTCGCACTGGATTATGTGGGAAATGGCCGGTTTATTTGAAAATATCGGCACCGTACAAGATGGCATTAATACGCTCGCTAAGCCATCAACCGTACTTGATACGCCAGATGCCAAGCCATTGCAAGTGCAACAAGGTTTGATTGAGTTTGATCAGGTTTGCTTCAACTATGGGCATGCCAATACAGGTAAAGCGGTAATCGATCAGTTACAGCTCACGATCGAGCCTGGTGAGAAGATTGGCTTGGTTGGGCGATCAGGCGCAGGCAAGTCCACCATTGTGAATTTACTGCTGCGTTTTTATGATCTGGAAAGCGGCCAAATTCGTATCGATGGCCAAGATATTGCGCAAGTCAGCCAAGACAGTTTGCGCCAGCAAATTGGCATGGTCACCCAAGATACCTCGCTGCTGCATCGCTCGGTACGGGATAATATTTTGTACGGCAAACCAGATGCCACTGAAGCCGAAATGATCCGGGCAGCCCAACGTGCAGAAGTACACGACTTTATCAGCCAACTGAATGATCCCAACGGGCGGGTTGGCTACGATGCACATGTCGGTGAGCGCGGCGTCAAACTCTCGGGCGGACAACGGCAGCGCATTGCCATTGCGCGGGTTATTTTGAAAGATGCGCCAATTTTATTATTGGATGAAGCCACAAGCGCGCTCGATTCGGAAGTAGAAGCCGCCATTCAGGCCAGCCTATATACGCTGATGGAAGGCAAAACCGTCGTCGCGATTGCACATCGGCTGTCAACCATTATGGCGATGGATAGATTGATCGTGCTCGATCAAGGCCACATCGTCGAACAAGGCACGCATGCCGAGCTGCTGGCGCAAGGCGGAATTTATGCGCGGCTATGGGCCCATCAGAGTGGTGGTTTTTTAGGCGAAGAAGACTAA